In Mercurialis annua linkage group LG6, ddMerAnnu1.2, whole genome shotgun sequence, the following are encoded in one genomic region:
- the LOC126686554 gene encoding pentatricopeptide repeat-containing protein At4g01030, mitochondrial has protein sequence MDKLAPFQTYHNPSPNQNPLTHRPKQTSFNSLASPSLALAPISPDTAPLSASPLPQFQPLNPLKDVKTLESVKIKHAQILKTRNSDSKAESLITSYLELGEFRTAAMVFFVGYARNYVAWSSFLDEFQSFGGDPVEILKVFQELNCKGVVFDSEIVTIILKICIRVMDVWLGLEVHASLVKRGFELDVYVRSALLNYYQKCWDVDTANQLFDEMSVRNDLLWNEAIMINLKNERFGNAVKLFREMQFSSAKAKDSTILKMLQACGKEGALNEGKQIHGYVIRNSLESNLYICNSLIIMYSRDSKLRQARIVFDSMKNCNVSSWNSIISSYAALGQLNDAWELFHEMELSSMKPDIITWNSLLSGCALNGLDREVLVILHKMQVAGFRPNSSSVTSVLQAVIELKLLKFGKEIHGYVIRNGLNHDVYVETSLLDMYVKNDCLPISRRVFDSMKKNIVAWNSLITGYAYKGLFHDAERLLEKMEEEGIRADIVTWNGLVYGYSMWGDNEEAMAIINEIRNSGLTPNVVSWTALISGSSQNGKFKESLEYFIQMQQQGIKPNSTTITNLLRTCGGLSLLKTGKEIHCLSVKTEFVEDAYVATALIDIYSKLGDLRSGCEVFRKIKNKTLACWNCMIMGFAIYGLRTEAISLYDKMRQVGIMPDSITFTALLSACKNSGLVTQGWNYFDSMKKDYSIEPTIEHYSCMVDLLGRAGYLDEAWDFIQTMPVKPDATIWGAFLGSCRIYTNLEYAETAAEELFKLEPYNSANYHLMMNLYAMSNRWDDVKRVRDLMDNKGVKSREVWSYIQIDREVHRFFAWGKPHQDEGEIYFELYRLVAELKKVGYVPDINCVLLDIEEEEKEKVLLSHTEKLAITYGLIKREGGAPIRVIKNSRICSDCHTAAKLISLVRSVEIILKDGVRFHYFRSGECSCNDFW, from the coding sequence ATGGACAAGCTAGCTCCATTTCAAACCTACCACAACCCTTCTCCAAACCAAAACCCACTCACCCACAGGCCAAAACAAACCTCATTCAACTCCCTTGCTTCTCCATCTCTTGCACTCGCACCCATCTCCCCTGACACCGCCCCCCTCTCCGCCTCACCATTACCACAATTTCAACCTTTAAATCCCCTCAAAGATGTTAAAACACTTGAATCCGTTAAAATTAAGCATGCCCAGATTCTTAAAACTCGGAATTCTGACTCAAAGGCTGAATCTTTGATCACTTCCTACTTGGAACTTGGTGAGTTTAGGACAGCTGCAATGGTTTTCTTTGTGGGTTATGCGAGAAACTACGTTGCGTGGAGTTCTTTCTTGGACGAATTTCAGAGTTTTGGAGGTGACCCAGTTGAGATTCTCAAAGTTTTTCAAGAATTGAACTGTAAAGGAGTGGTTTTTGATAGTGAAATTGTTACCATTATTTTGAAGATTTGCATTAGAGTAATGGATGTGTGGCTGGGTTTGGAAGTTCATGCTAGTTTAGTAAAAAGAGGGTTTGAATTGGATGTCTATGTGAGGTCTGCTTTATTGAATTATTACCAAAAATGTTGGGATGTGGATACTGCTAATCAATTGTTTGATGAAATGTCTGTTAGAAATGATCTCTTGTGGAATGAGGCAATCATGATCAATCTGAAAAATGAGAGATTTGGTAATGCTGTGAAACTGTTTAGAGAAATGCAATTCTCCTCTGCAAAAGCAAAAGATAGTACAATTTTGAAGATGCTACAAGCTTGTGGAAAGGAGGGAGCTTTAAATGAAGGGAAGCAGATTCATGGGTATGTTATTAGAAATTCGCTTGAATCGAATTTGTATATATGTAATTCTTTGATTATTATGTACTCTAGGGATAGTAAACTTAGACAAGCTAGAATAGTGTTTGATTCGATGAAAAATTGTAATGTGTCTTCATGGAATTCTATAATCTCAAGTTATGCTGCATTAGGTCAGTTGAATGATGCTTGGGAACTTTTTCACGAAATGGAATTATCGAGCATGAAACCTGACATTATAACCTGGAATTCCTTATTATCAGGTTGTGCTCTTAATGGGTTAGATAGAGAAGTCCTGGTGATCTTACATAAAATGCAAGTTGCGGGCTTTAGACCAAATTCAAGCTCCGTTACTAGTGTTCTTCAAGCTGTCATTGAACTGAAGCTCTTGAAATTTGGAAAGGAAATCCATGGCTATGTGATCAGAAATGGGCTTAACCATGATGTATATGTGGAAACTTCATTGTTAGACATGTATGTGAAGAATGATTGTTTACCCATTTCTCGGAGAGTTTTTGATAGTATGAAGAAGAATATTGTTGCTTGGAATTCTTTGATAACCGGCTATGCGTATAAAGGCCTTTTTCATGATGCTGAAAGACTGTTGGAAAAAATGGAAGAAGAAGGAATTAGAGCAGATATTGTAACATGGAATGGCCTCGTTTATGGATATTCTATGTGGGGAGATAATGAGGAAGCTATGGCTATTATTAATGAAATCAGGAATTCAGGATTAACTCCAAATGTTGTTTCATGGACTGCCCTCATATCAGGCTCTTCGCAGAACGGTAAATTCAAGGAATCTTTGGAGTATTTCATCCAGATGCAGCAACAAGGTATTAAGCCAAACTCAACCACTATAACCAACTTACTAAGAACTTGTGGAGGCCTATCTTTATTAAAAACTGGTAAAGAAATTCACTGCCTCAGTGTAAAAACTGAATTCGTTGAAGATGCATACGTAGCCACAGCTCTCATTGACATATACAGTAAGTTGGGAGACTTGAGGAGTGGCTGTGAAGTTTTCAGGAAGATTAAGAACAAAACATTAGCCTGTTGGAATTGCATGATTATGGGGTTCGCCATTTATGGGCTTCGGACTGAAGCAATTTCGCTCTATGATAAAATGCGACAAGTAGGTATCATGCCAGATTCCATAACCTTTACTGCTCTGCTTTCTGCATGCAAGAACTCAGGTTTAGTAACTCAAGGATGGAATTACTTCGACAGTATGAAAAAGGATTACAGTATAGAACCAACAATTGAGCACTACTCTTGCATGGTAGATCTGCTTGGCAGAGCTGGCTATCTTGATGAAGCTTGGGATTTCATTCAAACAATGCCAGTAAAACCAGATGCTACTATTTGGGGTGCTTTTCTTGGATCCTGCAGAATATACACAAACTTGGAGTATGCAGAAACAGCAGCTGAAGAACTCTTCAAGCTTGAACCATACAATTCGGCTAATTATCATCTGATGATGAACTTGTATGCAATGTCAAACAGATGGGACGATGTAAAGCGCGTAAGAGACCTTATGGATAATAAAGGGGTGAAATCCAGGGAAGTATGGAGCTATATACAGATTGATCGTGAAGTTCATCGATTCTTCGCTTGGGGGAAACCCCATCAAGACGAAGGGGAGATATACTTTGAGTTGTATCGATTAGTTGCTGAACTGAAGAAAGTCGGATATGTGCCTGATATCAATTGTGTGCTTCTCGACATTGAGGAGGAAGAAAAGGAGAAGGTACTGTTGAGTCATACAGAGAAACTGGCCATTACTTATGGACTGATCAAGAGAGAAGGTGGTGCACCTATAAGAGTGATAAAGAACTCAAGAATATGTTCCGACTGCCATACAGCAGCAAAACTCATTTCGCTGGTGAGAAGTGTTGAGATTATCCTGAAAGATGGTGTTCGCTTTCACTATTTCCGGTCAGGGGAGTGTTCTTGCAATGACTTCTGGTAA